A stretch of the Papaver somniferum cultivar HN1 chromosome 6, ASM357369v1, whole genome shotgun sequence genome encodes the following:
- the LOC113289782 gene encoding uncharacterized protein LOC113289782, protein MVRTSKRVAAKSPPSSSPSLFLNRVYKGIHNKCFSGKNVISERFIDYKSFPKYPILKCFNEEKLVSNFLHVKGRAPLNPVRLFYSQIHSFSEKEQSFQTFIEGKIHKITPDVIADFLGLVRPNQPVPYPPTSENDLVVSKDKFRKAVYLNEYRDVPCDPHRPTWVKMKHLKPIINVLVKICQLNILPRGSKYQMTNLETVYLSFLLLHGYPVDLSYVVWHTMAYNGRPIARAGYLPYGIIVGRLLSYLGHPVNASARCADIPDPLDMKVLARHHLPSDPNCVGEGPDTETHSTATCHPPTSSSRDEDDRRLLPFSVDPPRDSSEQFDQHRLFESMQSIQHTMGIILFRFEQQSEVINRIARQQDHLSQCQDRSHALLMQYMQRAYPDQVKPVCQKCGDSGYAELLIYCHLCRISAEHRYCLNKIPKEGDNETIWTCDECEQTTGLESQQGVRATSPIKVTEEKSNRGKKRKRFYESMIVSHRSSIES, encoded by the exons ATGGTTCGTACAAGTAAGAGAGTTGCAGCAAAATCACCACCATCCTCGTCGCCGTCACTCTTTCTTAATCGAGTTTACAAAGGAATCCACAACAAGTGTTTCTCTGGTAAAAATGTGATTTCTGAGAGATTTATAGATTATAAATCATTTCCTAAATACCCAATTCTGAAATGTTTCAATGAAGAGAAATTGGTTAGTAATTTCCTTCATGTGAAAGGTCGTGCACCTCTGAATCCAGTCCGTTTGTTTTACTCTCAAATACATTCGTTTTCTGAAAAAGAACAGTCGTTTCAGACGTTTATTGaggggaaaatacataaaattactcCTGATGTTATTGCTGATTTTCTTGGTTTGGTAAGACCTAATCAACCTGTTCCTTACCCACCTACTAGTGAGAATGATTTGGTTGTGTCAAAAGATAAGTTTAGAAAAGCTGTTTATCTGAATGAATATCGAGACGTGCCATGTGATCCGCATAGGCCAACTTGGGTTAAAATGAAGCATCTCAAACCTATCATTAATGTGTTGGTTAAGATATGTCAGTTGAATATTCTGCCTCGAGGAAGTAAGTATCAGATGACTAACTTGGAAACGGTTTACCTGTCGTTTTTACTTCTTCATGGATACCCTGTTGATCTCTCATATGTGGTTTGGCATACAATGGCTTATAATGGTCGCCCAATTGCTCGGGCTGGCTATCTTCCATACGGGATCATAGTTGGTCGTTTGTTATCTTATCTTGGTCATCCAGTTAATGCTAGCGCTCGCTGTGCCGATATCCCTGATCCATTGGATATGAAAGTGTTGGCTCGCCATCATCTTCCTTCTGATCCTAATTGTGTTGGGGAAGGACCAGACACTGAGACGCATTCTACTGCCACTTGTCACCCTCCTACTTCTTCCTCTCGTGATGAGGATGATCGTCGCCTTCTTCCCTTTTCTGTTGATCCTCCCCGAGATTCATCTGAGCAATTCGATCAACATCGTCTGTTCGAGTCTATGCAGTCCATTCAGCACACCATGGGGATTATTCTTTTTCGTTTTGAGCAGCAAAGTGAAGTGATAAATCGTATAGCTCGACAACAGGATCACCTTTCTCAGTGTCAGGATCGGTCTCATGCCCTATTGATGCAGTATATGCAGCGTGCCTACCCTGATCAG GTAAAGCCTGTTTGCCAGAAATGTGGTGACTCAGGCTATGCTGAACTCCTAATTTATTGCCATTTGTGTCGAATTTCTGCTGAGCATCG TTATTGTTTAAACAAAATACCTAAGGAAGGTGACAACGAAACTATATGGACATGTGATGAATGTGAACAGACAACTGGACTTGAGTCCCAACAAGGTGTTCGAGCAACCAGTCCAATAAAAGTAACCGAAGAAAAGTCAAACAGAGGCAAGAAAAGGAAAAGGTTTTATGAATCCATGATTGTTTCACATCGATCCAGTATTGAG AGTTAA